The following proteins are encoded in a genomic region of Micromonospora olivasterospora:
- the rplK gene encoding 50S ribosomal protein L11 has protein sequence MPPKKKLVKTFTLQLPAGQATPAPPVGPALGQHGVNIMEFCKSYNAQTESQRGDIVPAEISVYEDRTFTFVLKTPPAARLLIKAAGVQKGSGVPHKEKVGSVTRAQLREIAEKKMADLNANDIEQAEKIIAGTARSMGLTVAD, from the coding sequence ATGCCTCCGAAGAAGAAGCTCGTCAAGACGTTCACGCTTCAGCTGCCGGCGGGCCAGGCCACCCCGGCGCCGCCGGTCGGCCCCGCGCTCGGTCAGCACGGCGTGAACATCATGGAGTTCTGCAAGTCCTACAACGCGCAGACCGAGTCCCAGCGGGGCGACATCGTCCCCGCCGAGATCAGCGTGTACGAGGACCGCACCTTCACCTTCGTGCTGAAGACCCCGCCCGCCGCCCGGCTGCTGATCAAGGCCGCCGGCGTGCAGAAGGGCTCCGGCGTCCCGCACAAGGAGAAGGTCGGCAGTGTCACCCGCGCCCAGCTGCGGGAGATCGCCGAGAAGAAGATGGCCGACCTCAACGCCAACGACATCGAGCAGGCTGAGAAGATCATCGCCGGCACCGCCCGGTCGATGGGCCTGACCGTCGCCGACTGA
- the rplL gene encoding 50S ribosomal protein L7/L12 encodes MAKLSTDELLDAFKEMTLIELSEFVKQFEETFEVTAAAPVAVAAGAPAAAAAPVEEEKDEFDVVLDADGGKKIQVIKVVRELTGLGLKEAKDLVEAAPKPVLEKVNKETAEKAKAKLEGEGAKVTLK; translated from the coding sequence ATGGCGAAGCTCAGCACCGACGAGCTGCTCGACGCGTTCAAGGAGATGACGCTGATCGAGCTCTCCGAGTTCGTGAAGCAGTTCGAGGAGACCTTCGAGGTCACCGCCGCCGCCCCGGTCGCCGTGGCCGCGGGTGCCCCGGCCGCCGCCGCCGCGCCGGTCGAGGAGGAGAAGGACGAGTTCGACGTCGTCCTCGACGCCGACGGTGGCAAGAAGATCCAGGTCATCAAGGTCGTGCGCGAGCTGACCGGCCTGGGCCTGAAGGAGGCCAAGGACCTGGTCGAGGCCGCGCCGAAGCCGGTCCTGGAGAAGGTCAACAAGGAGACCGCCGAGAAGGCCAAGGCCAAGCTCGAGGGCGAGGGCGCCAAGGTCACCCTCAAGTAA
- the rplA gene encoding 50S ribosomal protein L1 yields MQRSKSYRKAAEVIDRSKLYTPAEAVKLAKETTSVKFDATVEVAMRLGVDPRKADQMVRGTVNLPHGTGKTARVIVFAAGAKAEEAAAAGADEVGTDELVARIQGGWLDFDAAIATPDQMAKIGRIARILGPRGLMPNPKTGTVTMDVAKAVSDIKGGKITFRVDKHSNLHLIIGKASFSESQLVDNYAAVLDEVLRAKPSAAKGKYLKKVTLTTTMGPGVPVDPNVVKNLQEGSAEG; encoded by the coding sequence ATGCAGCGCAGCAAGAGCTACCGCAAGGCCGCCGAGGTCATCGACCGGTCGAAGCTCTACACCCCCGCCGAGGCCGTCAAGCTGGCCAAGGAGACCACCTCCGTCAAGTTCGACGCCACGGTCGAGGTCGCGATGCGCCTCGGCGTCGACCCCCGTAAGGCGGACCAGATGGTCCGCGGCACGGTCAACCTGCCGCACGGCACCGGTAAGACCGCCCGCGTGATCGTCTTCGCCGCCGGCGCGAAGGCCGAGGAGGCCGCGGCCGCCGGTGCGGACGAGGTGGGCACCGACGAGCTCGTCGCCCGGATCCAGGGCGGCTGGCTCGACTTCGACGCGGCGATCGCCACGCCGGACCAGATGGCCAAGATCGGCCGGATCGCGCGGATCCTGGGCCCGCGCGGTCTCATGCCGAACCCGAAGACCGGCACGGTGACCATGGACGTCGCCAAGGCCGTCTCGGACATCAAGGGCGGTAAGATCACCTTCCGGGTGGACAAGCACTCCAACCTGCACCTGATCATCGGCAAGGCCTCGTTCTCCGAGTCCCAGCTGGTCGACAACTACGCGGCGGTCCTCGACGAGGTGCTGCGGGCCAAGCCGTCGGCCGCGAAGGGCAAGTACCTGAAGAAGGTCACCCTCACCACCACGATGGGCCCGGGCGTGCCGGTCGACCCGAACGTGGTGAAGAACCTCCAGGAGGGCTCGGCCGAGGGCTGA
- a CDS encoding glycosyltransferase family 2 protein: MENLTQIVSVITPVHAPSIGHLAGAYASLLKQEMPDGWDWQWLVQEDGQTGALVDALPDDPRISLGIGRPGGPGVARTLALSRVSGDLIKVLDADDQLTPGALARDIAAFTAHPQIGWTTSRVLDLLPDGSTAGWDKDPAGGVIARGAVLSFWQANEYRASVHPATLCLRRDLVFALGGWMALPASEDTGLLLAANAVSEGYFTREYGLLYRKWPGQVTSQAAHREPAEYQARMRIIEARATALASMIPNGLPLGATA, from the coding sequence GTGGAAAACTTGACGCAGATCGTCTCGGTCATCACTCCAGTCCACGCGCCCAGCATCGGGCACCTCGCTGGCGCTTACGCGTCGTTGCTCAAGCAGGAGATGCCCGACGGGTGGGACTGGCAGTGGCTCGTCCAGGAGGACGGGCAGACCGGCGCCCTGGTCGACGCGCTGCCCGATGATCCTCGGATCAGTCTCGGCATCGGCCGTCCCGGTGGGCCTGGTGTGGCTCGCACCTTGGCCTTGTCCCGGGTGTCCGGGGACCTCATAAAGGTCCTGGACGCCGACGACCAGCTGACCCCCGGCGCGCTCGCCCGGGACATCGCCGCGTTCACCGCACACCCGCAGATCGGCTGGACCACCTCGCGGGTACTCGACCTGCTGCCCGACGGGTCAACCGCTGGCTGGGACAAGGACCCGGCCGGCGGGGTGATCGCCCGCGGCGCGGTCCTGTCGTTCTGGCAAGCCAACGAGTACCGCGCATCCGTGCACCCGGCGACCCTGTGCCTGCGGCGGGATCTCGTCTTCGCCCTGGGCGGCTGGATGGCCCTGCCCGCCTCGGAGGACACCGGCCTTCTGCTCGCCGCCAACGCGGTCAGCGAGGGCTACTTCACCCGGGAGTACGGCCTGCTCTACCGCAAGTGGCCCGGCCAGGTCACCAGCCAGGCCGCGCACCGTGAACCGGCCGAGTACCAGGCGCGAATGAGGATCATCGAGGCCAGAGCCACCGCCCTGGCCTCGATGATCCCGAACGGCTTGCCGCTTGGAGCTACGGCGTAG
- the rpmG gene encoding 50S ribosomal protein L33 — protein sequence MAKATDVRPKITLACVECKERNYITRKNRRNDPDRIELKKFCPRDGRHTVHRETR from the coding sequence GTGGCGAAGGCGACCGATGTCCGGCCGAAGATCACTTTGGCGTGTGTGGAGTGCAAGGAGCGCAACTACATCACGCGCAAGAACCGCCGCAACGACCCGGACCGCATCGAGCTGAAGAAGTTCTGCCCCCGGGACGGGCGGCACACGGTCCACCGCGAGACCCGCTGA
- a CDS encoding MaoC family dehydratase, with protein MELPTKTFRVTRADLVRYAGASGDFNPIHWSDRFATKVGLPGVIAHGMFTMALVGRAVAEWAGAPDAVVDYGVRFTRPVVVPDDDAGTEIEVTARVKEVTGEGLTRLDITATCRGEKVLSQARAVIRTPR; from the coding sequence ATGGAGCTGCCCACCAAGACCTTCCGGGTCACCCGGGCCGACCTGGTCCGCTACGCGGGCGCCTCGGGCGACTTCAACCCGATCCACTGGAGCGACCGGTTCGCGACGAAGGTGGGCCTGCCCGGGGTGATCGCGCACGGGATGTTCACCATGGCCCTCGTCGGTCGGGCGGTCGCCGAGTGGGCCGGGGCGCCCGACGCCGTGGTCGACTACGGGGTCCGGTTCACCCGCCCGGTGGTCGTCCCCGACGACGACGCCGGCACGGAGATCGAGGTGACCGCCAGGGTCAAGGAGGTCACGGGGGAGGGCCTGACCAGGCTCGACATCACCGCGACGTGCCGGGGGGAGAAGGTGCTCTCGCAGGCCCGGGCGGTGATCCGGACGCCCCGCTGA
- a CDS encoding MaoC family dehydratase N-terminal domain-containing protein, producing MPLDPSFVGRTYPPTAPYQVGREKIREFATAVGATDPAHHDPDAARALGHPDVVAPPTFPVVVTMAASQQIIEDPALGMDYSRVVHGDQRFAYARPVVAGDELVCVNTIEDINHRGGHDFLTTRTDVRTPAGEPVVTVWSKLVVRGEA from the coding sequence ATGCCCTTGGACCCGTCCTTCGTCGGCCGGACCTATCCGCCGACCGCCCCCTACCAGGTGGGCCGAGAAAAGATCCGCGAGTTCGCCACCGCCGTCGGCGCCACCGATCCGGCGCACCACGACCCCGACGCCGCCCGGGCGCTGGGGCACCCGGACGTGGTCGCCCCGCCGACCTTCCCGGTGGTGGTCACCATGGCCGCCAGCCAGCAGATCATCGAGGATCCCGCCCTCGGCATGGACTACAGCCGGGTGGTCCACGGGGACCAGCGCTTCGCGTACGCCCGGCCGGTGGTGGCCGGGGACGAACTGGTCTGCGTGAACACCATCGAGGACATCAACCACCGGGGCGGGCACGACTTCCTCACGACCCGCACCGACGTCAGGACGCCGGCCGGCGAGCCGGTCGTCACCGTCTGGTCCAAGCTCGTCGTACGCGGGGAGGCCTGA
- a CDS encoding S1 family peptidase, with translation MAALVVVPGLLAGPMAASAAPTSPSASSEDPQSTDNLDPALLAEMRWQNALQPAVTAIWDVQVQTPDSGFAGLAYEDGGLTLYWKGALTPDMSAALDAGRAFGLVRVKAATNSEAELHAAGRKIHAAIDLHGGSDIQSISYAPDGSGLQITRGPEVTHGEPAALIQSESSEASVEQILAEAQVDVPVQVTDAVEPLSLLASRLNDTSPWNGGGRWESWRGLDHRMSCTTGFGVHAGGRSYVLSAGHCATPPDDAYQGTYGGTFKEMGPVYDDDWRSDLLLINAPGWYLIFDGSATTSTTKAVRSWGYWAANELVCQSGMKSGTVCGIKQQSSTDLRVSCNAPDSDGDCDYTIYGLIKSTQVNGSTPAQGGDSGGPVFTLDGTGVRAKGIVSGGGGTTMYFQDWADVIRVYGAYPNTNSSTS, from the coding sequence ATGGCGGCCCTTGTTGTAGTGCCGGGGCTGCTGGCCGGACCTATGGCGGCCAGTGCCGCGCCGACCAGCCCCAGTGCCAGCAGCGAGGATCCACAGTCCACCGATAATCTTGACCCGGCGCTCTTGGCGGAGATGCGGTGGCAGAACGCGCTCCAACCTGCGGTAACCGCGATCTGGGACGTCCAGGTGCAGACTCCGGACTCCGGATTCGCTGGATTGGCGTACGAGGATGGCGGCCTCACCCTGTACTGGAAGGGGGCACTGACCCCCGACATGTCCGCCGCGCTGGACGCCGGGCGGGCGTTCGGTCTCGTCAGGGTCAAGGCTGCCACCAATTCCGAGGCAGAGTTGCATGCTGCTGGCAGAAAGATCCACGCTGCCATTGACCTGCACGGCGGTAGTGACATCCAGTCGATCAGCTACGCCCCCGATGGCAGCGGTCTCCAGATCACGCGCGGGCCGGAGGTAACTCATGGTGAACCAGCTGCCCTGATTCAGTCCGAAAGTTCGGAAGCCTCCGTCGAGCAGATCCTCGCGGAGGCCCAGGTGGACGTACCGGTACAGGTGACGGACGCAGTCGAGCCGCTCAGCCTTCTCGCCAGCCGGCTCAACGACACCTCACCATGGAACGGAGGCGGTCGTTGGGAGTCCTGGCGAGGACTTGATCACCGAATGAGCTGCACGACAGGATTCGGCGTACACGCCGGCGGACGCAGCTACGTCCTGAGCGCTGGGCACTGTGCCACTCCGCCGGACGATGCGTACCAGGGCACGTACGGCGGGACCTTCAAAGAGATGGGTCCGGTGTATGACGACGATTGGCGCTCTGACCTACTGTTGATCAATGCGCCCGGCTGGTATCTGATCTTTGACGGCTCGGCCACCACATCAACGACCAAGGCGGTCCGCAGCTGGGGGTACTGGGCGGCGAACGAGTTGGTGTGCCAGTCCGGCATGAAAAGCGGCACGGTCTGCGGCATCAAGCAGCAGAGTTCGACCGACCTTCGAGTCAGCTGCAATGCGCCCGACTCCGACGGTGACTGCGACTACACCATCTACGGCCTGATCAAGAGCACGCAGGTGAACGGTTCCACCCCAGCGCAGGGCGGAGACAGCGGCGGTCCCGTCTTCACGCTCGACGGCACCGGCGTGCGAGCGAAGGGCATCGTGTCCGGCGGCGGGGGTACGACTATGTACTTCCAGGACTGGGCGGACGTCATCCGAGTCTATGGGGCCTACCCCAACACCAACTCGTCGACTTCCTGA
- the nusG gene encoding transcription termination/antitermination protein NusG, whose translation MPEYDETAETTDEQSTVATAASDESVEAASEPDFPTTEPAPDEDYDPVAELRQKLRYAPGDWYVVHSYAGYENKVKTNLETRITSLDMEDYIYQVEVPTREEVEVKNGKRSQVQAKVFPGYILVRMELTAESYSCVRNTPGVTGFVGATDRADRPAPLSLDEVLKWLAPAVETEQKKAKPEVKVLDFEVGDSVTVTDGAFASLPATISEINADQQKLKVLVSIFGRETPVELNFNQVAKI comes from the coding sequence GTGCCTGAGTACGACGAGACCGCCGAGACCACGGACGAGCAGTCCACGGTGGCGACGGCGGCCAGTGACGAGTCGGTCGAGGCCGCCAGCGAGCCGGACTTTCCGACCACCGAGCCTGCCCCGGACGAGGACTACGACCCGGTGGCGGAGCTGCGCCAGAAGCTGCGCTACGCGCCTGGCGACTGGTACGTGGTGCACTCGTACGCCGGCTACGAGAACAAGGTCAAGACCAACCTCGAGACCCGGATCACGTCCCTCGACATGGAGGACTACATCTACCAGGTCGAGGTGCCGACCCGGGAAGAGGTCGAGGTCAAGAACGGCAAGCGGTCCCAGGTCCAGGCCAAGGTCTTCCCGGGCTACATCCTGGTCCGGATGGAGCTGACGGCCGAGTCGTACTCCTGCGTGCGCAACACCCCGGGGGTCACCGGCTTCGTGGGGGCGACCGACCGGGCCGACCGCCCGGCGCCGCTGAGCCTCGACGAGGTGCTCAAGTGGCTGGCCCCGGCGGTCGAGACCGAGCAGAAGAAGGCGAAGCCCGAGGTCAAGGTCCTCGACTTCGAGGTCGGCGACTCGGTCACCGTCACCGACGGCGCGTTCGCCTCGCTGCCGGCGACCATCAGTGAGATCAACGCCGACCAGCAGAAGCTCAAGGTGCTGGTGTCGATCTTCGGCCGGGAGACTCCGGTGGAGCTGAACTTCAACCAGGTCGCCAAGATCTGA
- a CDS encoding bifunctional diguanylate cyclase/phosphodiesterase, translating into MTSREAALRRRGTDLAWLITGPLALLAVICCLLIALVEREPYGDWGLAVLFLVALVAAQLPVLSFIIRRQTLSATITEIPLVLALYYLPPLTLVLVATLAALITQFRHRLGPAKFAFNVARSAAATSLAGLVLLALPPIRGVGPGTWGILFAAVSTITLVTLAAVVGVITLLQGWQAGMEVIRTSVVPLLAAGVNVAVGLITLLALSTTYWSMLLLGALAVTLAAVYRAYAQFLRQHRTLADIYELTQAMTSSGQDGTLPDALLGRVRSLMQAEYATLWLPVQGRHPEVLLTARVDGRGLLDFSLIPAALRERAVRQRQTLALGARLGGDREGLAVLRQATAKDAIIVPLRSGEAVIGTLEVVNRLSDVGHFTPSDVPVFETVAAHAAVALENSRLVDRLRHDAYHDTLTKLPNRRRITGALDEAVKIRAPGEVVAVLLFDVDGLRQVNESLGHAAGDQVLAEVADRLRSSAPSSALVGRAGGDEFLVTLRLENADAALALATRLREEIRAEMVFDALTLDVDTAVGVAVHPDHGSDAATLLQRVDLAAMAAKTMPGSVHLFSPALESRSLRRLGLAGDLRRALDEGELEVYFQPKVTLRDRRLVGVECLARWEHPAHGQVAPEDFVAVAEHTGLLGRLTEVVLREGLRRSRDWSHAQQPLAVAVNLSARTLTDPHFPDQVRELLDAYGVPPQRLTFEIREGGVLDGTDRPIPALRRLRDLGVRLSVDDFGTGSSSLAYLRRLPVHEVKVDRSFVQGMATDPGDLAIVNAVVTLSQQFGLAVVAEGVESELTLELLQDIGCEIGQGFLFSRPLPYERLEAWFGAQAEPEAAGGVEHPRLRVVPDRSTILL; encoded by the coding sequence ATGACGAGCCGTGAGGCAGCCCTACGACGGCGGGGGACCGATCTCGCCTGGCTGATCACCGGGCCACTCGCGCTCCTGGCTGTCATCTGCTGCCTGCTGATCGCACTGGTCGAGCGAGAGCCGTACGGCGACTGGGGCTTGGCCGTGCTGTTCCTGGTGGCCCTGGTCGCGGCCCAGCTGCCGGTGCTGAGCTTCATCATCCGGCGGCAGACGCTGTCGGCGACGATCACCGAGATCCCGCTGGTCCTGGCACTGTATTACCTGCCGCCGCTGACCCTGGTGCTGGTGGCCACCCTGGCCGCCCTGATCACCCAGTTCCGACACCGGCTCGGCCCGGCCAAGTTCGCCTTCAACGTCGCCCGTTCGGCCGCCGCGACCTCGCTCGCCGGGCTGGTCCTGCTGGCCCTGCCGCCGATCCGGGGCGTCGGGCCCGGCACCTGGGGCATCCTTTTCGCCGCCGTCAGCACCATCACCCTGGTCACGCTCGCCGCGGTGGTAGGCGTGATCACCCTGCTCCAGGGCTGGCAGGCAGGGATGGAGGTGATCCGCACCTCCGTCGTGCCGCTGCTGGCGGCCGGGGTGAACGTGGCGGTGGGACTGATCACCCTGCTCGCGCTGTCCACCACCTACTGGTCGATGCTGCTGCTCGGGGCGCTCGCGGTGACCCTCGCCGCGGTCTACCGGGCGTACGCCCAGTTCCTGCGCCAGCACCGCACTCTCGCCGACATCTACGAGCTGACCCAGGCGATGACCAGCAGCGGCCAGGACGGCACGCTGCCGGACGCGCTGCTCGGCCGGGTCCGCTCGCTGATGCAGGCCGAGTACGCCACCCTGTGGCTGCCCGTTCAGGGTCGGCACCCCGAGGTGCTGCTGACCGCCCGGGTGGACGGCCGCGGCCTGCTCGACTTCTCCCTGATCCCGGCGGCCCTGCGGGAGCGTGCCGTGCGGCAGCGCCAGACGCTGGCGCTCGGCGCCCGGCTCGGGGGCGACCGGGAGGGGTTGGCGGTGCTGCGGCAGGCCACCGCCAAGGACGCGATCATCGTGCCGCTGCGTTCCGGGGAGGCCGTGATCGGCACCCTGGAGGTCGTCAACCGGCTCAGTGATGTGGGTCACTTCACGCCGTCCGACGTGCCGGTGTTCGAGACGGTGGCCGCGCACGCGGCGGTGGCCCTGGAGAATTCCCGGCTGGTCGACCGGCTGCGCCACGACGCGTACCACGACACGCTGACCAAGCTGCCCAACCGGCGGCGGATCACCGGCGCGCTCGACGAGGCCGTCAAGATCCGGGCACCGGGCGAGGTCGTCGCGGTCCTGCTGTTCGACGTCGACGGGCTGCGTCAGGTCAACGAGTCACTCGGCCACGCCGCCGGGGACCAGGTCCTCGCCGAGGTCGCCGACCGACTGCGTTCGTCCGCGCCGTCCTCGGCCCTGGTCGGCCGGGCCGGCGGCGACGAGTTCCTGGTCACCCTCCGGCTGGAGAACGCCGATGCGGCGCTTGCGCTGGCCACGCGGCTGCGGGAGGAGATCCGCGCCGAGATGGTCTTCGACGCGCTCACCCTGGACGTGGACACGGCCGTCGGGGTGGCCGTGCACCCGGACCACGGCAGCGACGCCGCCACCCTGCTGCAACGGGTCGACCTCGCCGCGATGGCGGCGAAGACCATGCCGGGCAGCGTCCATCTGTTCAGCCCGGCCCTGGAGTCCCGGTCGCTGCGCAGGCTCGGCCTCGCCGGCGACCTGCGCCGCGCCTTGGACGAGGGCGAGCTGGAGGTCTACTTCCAGCCCAAGGTGACCCTGCGCGACCGCCGCCTCGTCGGGGTGGAGTGCCTGGCCCGGTGGGAGCACCCCGCGCACGGCCAGGTCGCCCCCGAGGACTTCGTCGCGGTGGCGGAGCACACCGGTCTGCTCGGTCGGCTCACGGAGGTGGTGCTCCGGGAGGGGCTGCGGCGCAGCCGGGACTGGAGCCACGCCCAGCAGCCGCTCGCCGTCGCGGTCAACCTCTCCGCGCGTACGCTCACCGACCCGCACTTCCCCGACCAGGTACGCGAGCTGCTCGACGCGTACGGGGTGCCGCCGCAGCGGCTCACCTTCGAGATCCGTGAGGGCGGGGTGCTGGACGGCACGGACCGCCCCATCCCGGCCCTGCGCCGGTTGCGCGACCTCGGCGTACGGCTCTCCGTGGACGACTTCGGCACCGGCTCCTCGTCACTGGCGTACCTGCGGCGGCTGCCCGTGCACGAGGTCAAGGTCGACCGGTCGTTCGTGCAGGGCATGGCGACCGACCCGGGGGACCTGGCCATCGTCAACGCGGTGGTGACTCTCTCGCAGCAGTTCGGCCTGGCCGTGGTGGCCGAGGGCGTGGAGAGCGAGTTGACCCTGGAGTTGCTCCAGGACATCGGCTGCGAGATCGGCCAGGGCTTCCTGTTCAGCCGGCCGCTGCCGTACGAGCGGTTGGAGGCCTGGTTCGGGGCCCAGGCGGAGCCCGAGGCGGCCGGCGGCGTGGAGCACCCTCGGCTGCGGGTGGTCCCGGATCGCTCCACGATTCTGCTCTGA
- the rplJ gene encoding 50S ribosomal protein L10 — translation MADKPIRADKATAVAELTESFRNAGAAVLTEYRGLTVAQLTQLRRSLGKETTYTVAKNTLAKRAATEAGISGLDELFTGPTALTFVSGDVVEAAKGLRDFAKANPKLVIKGGVFEGKAISAAEVTKLADLESREVLLAKLAGAMKGNLSKAAALFQAPLSKTARLAAALQDKREKEGAEAA, via the coding sequence ATGGCGGACAAGCCGATCCGGGCCGACAAGGCCACGGCCGTCGCTGAGCTGACCGAGAGCTTCCGCAACGCGGGCGCGGCGGTCCTCACCGAGTACCGTGGCCTGACGGTTGCCCAGCTCACCCAGCTGCGGCGCTCGCTCGGCAAGGAGACCACCTACACGGTCGCGAAGAACACGCTGGCGAAGCGTGCCGCGACCGAGGCGGGCATCTCCGGCCTCGACGAGCTGTTCACCGGTCCTACCGCGCTGACTTTCGTTTCGGGCGACGTCGTCGAGGCGGCGAAGGGGCTTCGCGACTTCGCGAAGGCCAACCCGAAGCTCGTCATCAAGGGCGGCGTCTTCGAGGGCAAGGCCATTTCCGCGGCCGAGGTCACGAAGCTCGCCGACCTGGAGTCCCGTGAGGTGCTGCTGGCCAAGCTGGCCGGCGCGATGAAGGGCAACCTGAGCAAGGCCGCGGCCCTGTTCCAGGCCCCGCTGTCGAAGACCGCCCGCCTGGCGGCCGCCCTGCAGGACAAGCGCGAGAAGGAGGGCGCCGAGGCGGCCTGA
- the secE gene encoding preprotein translocase subunit SecE, with protein MAESKRRSEDAGDDRLNDETVDDVAADDATDAEEPVSRGGTATRARAKAESADDKKTRKDTDRVGLFARIGRFFREVVAELRKVIWPTRKELLTYTAVVVTFVAVMLTIVAGLDYAFAKGVLFVFGNPS; from the coding sequence GTGGCCGAGAGCAAGCGGCGCAGCGAGGACGCCGGCGACGACCGTCTGAACGACGAGACCGTCGACGACGTGGCCGCCGACGACGCCACCGACGCGGAGGAGCCGGTCTCCCGGGGCGGTACGGCCACCCGGGCGCGGGCCAAGGCCGAGTCGGCTGACGACAAGAAGACCCGCAAGGACACCGACCGGGTGGGCCTCTTCGCCCGCATCGGGCGGTTCTTCCGCGAGGTCGTCGCCGAGCTGCGTAAGGTCATCTGGCCGACCCGCAAGGAGTTGCTGACCTACACGGCTGTGGTGGTCACCTTCGTCGCCGTGATGCTGACGATCGTGGCCGGCCTGGACTACGCCTTCGCAAAGGGCGTGCTGTTCGTCTTCGGCAACCCCAGCTGA
- a CDS encoding ABC transporter ATP-binding protein, with protein sequence MRCEDVWLRYHRRGPWVLRATSVGIGPGEAAVVLGRNGVGKSTLLQLAAGVLRPTRGRVVDRPRRVGWVPERFPADQPFTVRRYLTGMARVAGLGPAEAGPAADRWVERLGLTGFRDVRLPELSKGTAQKVGLAQAMLRRPGLLVLDEPWEGLDAAARELVPALIDEVLAAGGSVLISDHRGETVRLPRAARWTVSDGTVTAEGPSAGPGGPLAVVEIAVPAARVAHAVARLRADGHHVLRVRSDAAPPDAPVPPGEHPAVGSALAVDTASAAGSAPIVDSVEVGGGSVPPTDEQGAAVRAAEPGRARR encoded by the coding sequence ATGCGGTGTGAGGATGTCTGGCTGCGCTACCACCGGCGCGGCCCGTGGGTGCTGCGGGCGACGAGCGTGGGCATCGGCCCGGGCGAGGCGGCGGTGGTGCTCGGCCGCAACGGCGTCGGCAAGTCGACGCTGCTCCAGCTCGCGGCCGGGGTGCTCCGGCCGACCCGGGGCCGGGTCGTCGACCGCCCGCGGCGCGTCGGCTGGGTGCCGGAGCGGTTCCCGGCTGACCAGCCGTTCACGGTGCGCCGTTACCTCACCGGGATGGCCCGGGTCGCCGGCCTGGGCCCCGCCGAGGCCGGCCCGGCGGCCGACCGCTGGGTCGAGCGGCTGGGCCTGACCGGGTTCCGCGACGTGCGGCTGCCCGAGCTGTCCAAGGGCACCGCCCAGAAGGTCGGCCTGGCCCAGGCGATGCTGCGTCGGCCGGGCCTGCTCGTCCTCGACGAGCCCTGGGAGGGGCTGGATGCGGCCGCCCGCGAGCTGGTCCCCGCCCTGATCGACGAGGTGCTGGCAGCCGGCGGGTCGGTTCTGATCAGCGACCACCGGGGGGAGACCGTCCGGCTGCCCCGTGCCGCCCGCTGGACGGTCTCCGACGGCACCGTCACCGCGGAGGGGCCGTCCGCCGGGCCGGGCGGGCCGCTGGCGGTCGTGGAGATCGCGGTCCCGGCCGCGCGGGTCGCCCACGCCGTCGCCCGGTTGCGCGCCGACGGCCACCACGTCCTACGGGTACGCTCCGACGCCGCCCCGCCCGACGCCCCGGTCCCGCCCGGGGAGCATCCGGCCGTCGGCTCTGCCCTGGCCGTCGACACTGCTTCGGCCGCCGGCTCTGCCCCGATCGTCGACTCCGTCGAGGTTGGGGGTGGGTCGGTGCCGCCGACCGACGAGCAGGGCGCGGCGGTGCGGGCCGCCGAGCCCGGGCGGGCGCGCCGGTGA